The genomic stretch GCCGCGTTCGGCTTGCCTGGTGCGGCTGGAACACGCACAGCAGTCGGCCGTCGCCCTTGGAGAGATAGCGGTCGCGAAGGGCGCCGAGCGTGACGCGAATCTCCGTCGGATGGTGGCCGTAGTCGTCGACGACATCGACGCTGGTCCCGTGGACGAGGCCGAGGTGCGACTGTCGTCGGTCGACGCCGCGGAAGTCGTTCACAGCCAGCGTGGCCTGGTCGACGGTCGCACCAGCGGCCACCGCAGCGGCGACGGCCATGGCGGCGTTCATGAGGTTGTGTCGTCCGGGCAGCTTCAGGTCGAGCGTTGCGACGAGCTTGTCGCCAAAGAGCAGTCGTCCCTGTGGCCGGCCATCGACCAGGCCGGCGGGCACGAGCGTCCAGTCGCATCCGAGACCCTGACCGACTCGCCAGACCGGCTTGTCGCCGGCGAGTCCGTGGCTGTTGGGGTCGTCGCCGTTCAGGATGACCCGGCCGTCGTCCGGTACGAGCCGGCAGAACTCGCCGAACGTCTCGACGATCTCTGGCAGGCCTCCCGGGTAGGTGTCGAGGTGATCGGCCTCGACGTTGGTGACGACGGCGATGTGTGGACGAAGCTTCAGGAACGAGCGGTCGTATTCGCACGCCTCGGCAACGAACGCGTCGCCCGAGCCGCTGTGCGACCCGCCGCCAAGCTGCGGGATCGTCCCGCCGACGACGAACGACGGATCGAGCCCGCCACGGACGAGTGCGTAGCTGATGAGCGCCGACGTGGTGGTCTTGCCGTGTGTCCCCGCGACCGCCACGCCTTGCCGCTCCGCCATGACAACGCCGAGCAAGTCGGCATAGCTGGTGACCGGCAGGCCAAGCTGACGCGCGCGAACGAGCTCCGCATTGTCGTCCTTCACGGCCGCGGTCCGGACGACCAGGGC from Planctomycetota bacterium encodes the following:
- the murC gene encoding UDP-N-acetylmuramate--L-alanine ligase, coding for MQPPAPPRMDGAPELSRPGTERPVSRFNQQRVHFVGIAGCGMSGLAHVLLDAGATVTGTDPADDEVVARLRERGCTIGHVQDGSLLTEDIALVVRTAAVKDDNAELVRARQLGLPVTSYADLLGVVMAERQGVAVAGTHGKTTTSALISYALVRGGLDPSFVVGGTIPQLGGGSHSGSGDAFVAEACEYDRSFLKLRPHIAVVTNVEADHLDTYPGGLPEIVETFGEFCRLVPDDGRVILNGDDPNSHGLAGDKPVWRVGQGLGCDWTLVPAGLVDGRPQGRLLFGDKLVATLDLKLPGRHNLMNAAMAVAAAVAAGATVDQATLAVNDFRGVDRRQSHLGLVHGTSVDVVDDYGHHPTEIRVTLGALRDRYLSKGDGRLLCVFQPHQASRTRHLLADFATSFAAADLVFFPDIYSVRDTADDRRFVTSDTLAQRVRDAGQHGEHVPGFDAVARRVRGEIRDGDLVVTMGAGDVWKVGRMLVDGTFDTVKEAA